The nucleotide window CAGGAGCATGGTTTTGACGGTCTCATTGATCGGCCGCCGATACCGAAGAGTTTTCCCACCGAGACGCCGGTCGAGGTCAGGGAGCAGGTGATTGCGCTTTCCCTCGAGCATCCGGCCTGGGGACCTGGCAGCGTGTCGGATATCGGTGGCCTTTAACGGCCATTTATCGTCCACTTATCCCACCTGATGTCCTTTTCCTCTTGCTTTTTTTACAGTATTCTGGTATAAAAACTTTTTCGTGCGTCGATTTAGCCGAATTGCAGGGCGCACAACCACAACCCTGTGGTCATCATTAACTGCTAAAGAGGAGAAGAAAATGAGCCGCCTGTCTTTGAAGTTCTATAAGGATGATTGGGTCGCCCGTCCTTCCAACACCACCGCCAACGAAAATCTCATCCACTACATTGCAAACAGTGCCCGCCTGAGCGGTTATGCGACCGTCCGGGACCTGGCCAGAGCCTTTGGTTTTAAAAACCCAAACAAAGTTACGAATGCGTTGCAGATATTTTTTTCAACCAGTGAAATTCATGACTCCTATATGAAAAAGCTGGTTGAGATCCTTGACCTGGATCCTCAAAAAATCGAAGAAATCAACTCCCAGCACAGAGACGCCCTCTTCAAAGATCAAAGGCTGTTTGTGCAACATTTTGATGCCCTCTATGCCAAGGCTGATTTTATCATATCGCATGAACGGTTTCGGAATATCATTTTTTTCGGAATGAACTTTGAAAGTCTCTGGGTTGGCCGACACCGTCCTCTGAGCTTGGGCGAGCTTTTCTTTCACTGGAAAGAGAACCGCCTGGTTACGGACTCCGCCTGCTGCGGGTTGCTTTATATTTTTCAGGCCGCAGGTTCCCCCCTGTCGGGAGCAAACTCAGTGACCGGATATTGTGACTCATGCAAGCAAATAATCAGTACCAAGCTTCCGTCTTTTTCTGCAATTCTCCATCCCTTATTGAATAATCCACCTCCTTGGCCTTATGCCGTCGTTGACGATTCCATGCAAGACCTGGTTCAAGAACTTAATTTGTAGGTTTTACCTCTGATGCCGGGAGGCCCTGATTGGACAAAATGTGCCGGGATCGTGGGCAGGTACCAAGGTCCCACGGGGATAACCGTTTGACGTAGAAATGGCTACGGCACATCCAAAATCCCCCTGACGGGGGCAAGGGTCACTCAAAAAGAAAACCCTTCTTTCCGAAAGCCTGTAACTCAGAAAACAATAAACTTGAGGATGGACAGGCCGGACGATTACATCTCCGCGAATGCCGTATCCTTGAAGATGTCCAGAATCGGCTTCCCTTTTTCATTCAGGAAGTGTACAACCGCAAACGTCCGTATTCTTTACTTCGATACGGACCGCCTGCGGAATTCGAAGAGCTCCTTTTAACCAACAACCCCTGAAGGACTCTCCTGACCGGAACCGTCCAGTCTCAGGGGTGCCGTCCAGTCTCAGGGGTGCCGTCCGGTTCTTTGGTATCTCCAGCGGGGTGTTGTAGCAAAACCAGACCGTACGAGGCGTTCTGTCTTTGCGAACAGTCCAGGCGGCCCGTCGTTCCGGTCCCGATTGCCGGGGCCGCCGGAGAAAACAAATCAGGGGCACAGGGGGAACAAGCATGAACATCGGAGAATGGGTGTCGAAGCGGGGACGGCTATACCCGGAAAGGCCGTTTCTCCGGGAGGAAACCGGCCGGGATTTTGATAACGGGACGTTTGACCGGCGCGTGAACCGCATGGCCCACGCCCTGGCGGGCCTGGGCCTTTCCAAGGGTGACCGGGTCGCCGTGCTCATGACCAATTCCAGCGAATTTCTCGAGGTATTTTTCGCCTGCGCCAAGACCGGCGTGATCATGGTCCCCCTGAATTTCCGTCTGGCCACACCGGAGCTGGCCTATATCCTCCGGGACAGCGCCCCCGGAGCGCTCATTTACACGTCCGACTTCGCGCAAAAGATTGCGGCGCTCAAAAATGCGGGGCTGTCTCCGGGTCCCTGCTTCCGCCATGGGGGCGGCGATCTGCCGGAAGACCCGGTCCTGTCGGATTTGACGGCGTCTCTTCCGGAAGATGAGCCGGTTCCCGCCTCGGAAATCACCCTGGATGACCCCCTGTTCATCATGTACACCTCCGGAACGACGGGGGACCCCAAAGGCGCCGTGCTTTCCCACGGGAACATTCTGTTCGGGGCGATTCACTCCCTTATCGGCTACGGTATGGACAAAACCTTCAGGTCCCTGGTGGTGGCCCCCCTTTTTCATATCGGGGCCCTGGCCGCTTCGGCCATGCCGGTCATTTATGCCGGAGGCTCCCTGATCCTGAAGAGCTTCTACAACGCCTCGGAGGTCATGAAGCTCATCGTCCGGGAACGGGTCAATTACATGTTCGCCGTCCCCGTCATGTTTCAGCTCATGGCCCGGTCCGACGAATGGGACAGGGCCGATTTTTCGCATGTCCATTATTTCATCTCCGGCGGCGCGCCGATTCCCGGCGAGGTGATCCGCAAGTACCAGGATGAAAAGGGCGTCGGATTTGTCCAGGGCTACGGTCTCACGGAAACGGGGCGGCTGACATCGCTCGACCTGGAGGATTCCATTACAAGGGCGGGTTCCGTGGGAAAGGAAGTCTTTCACATCGACCTGCGGATCGTCGGCAACGACGGCGGGGATGTTCCGCAAGGCGAGGCGGGTGAAATTGTCGTCCGGGGCCCCAATGTGTTTCTCGGCTA belongs to Deltaproteobacteria bacterium and includes:
- a CDS encoding helix-turn-helix domain-containing protein; its protein translation is QEHGFDGLIDRPPIPKSFPTETPVEVREQVIALSLEHPAWGPGSVSDIGGL
- a CDS encoding long-chain fatty acid--CoA ligase, which produces MNIGEWVSKRGRLYPERPFLREETGRDFDNGTFDRRVNRMAHALAGLGLSKGDRVAVLMTNSSEFLEVFFACAKTGVIMVPLNFRLATPELAYILRDSAPGALIYTSDFAQKIAALKNAGLSPGPCFRHGGGDLPEDPVLSDLTASLPEDEPVPASEITLDDPLFIMYTSGTTGDPKGAVLSHGNILFGAIHSLIGYGMDKTFRSLVVAPLFHIGALAASAMPVIYAGGSLILKSFYNASEVMKLIVRERVNYMFAVPVMFQLMARSDEWDRADFSHVHYFISGGAPIPGEVIRKYQDEKGVGFVQGYGLTETGRLTSLDLEDSITRAGSVGKEVFHIDLRIVGNDGGDVPQGEAGEIVVRGPNVFLGYWNRAKETQEATAGGWFHTGDMGRRDEDGFVYIIGRKQELIISSGENIYPAEVERVVQALPQVREAAAVGMPDPEKRGEVVAVFVTLREGQTIGEEDLINALRGRIADFKIPKRVFFLDDFPRNAPGKILKRDLKKFFETGGPER